Proteins from one Triticum aestivum cultivar Chinese Spring chromosome 7A, IWGSC CS RefSeq v2.1, whole genome shotgun sequence genomic window:
- the LOC123150438 gene encoding sucrose:sucrose 1-fructosyltransferase — protein sequence MKSRAGTPPVLYSYASMQQRSGGGMKWRECVAVLGAAAMVVFVVTHSLLPGARVGDLGDVVSPVLRLRRARREEAAVPSSEKTVGEIGDEADGFPWSNAMLQWQRTGYHFQPEKNYMNDPNAPMYYRGWYHFFYQYNPEGVTWGNISWGHAVSRDMVHWHHLPLAMVPDRWYDIDGVLTGSATILPDGKVVLLYTGNTDTLAQVQCVAEPADPHDPLLRTWIKHPANPVLFPPPGTYKKDFRDPMTAWFDKSDNTWRTMIGSKDNNGHAGIALMYKTKDFVKFELIPRPVHRVEGTGMWECVDFYPVGGNSNSSLQEELYVLKASMDDERHDYYALGKYDAVTNTWTPLDLEADVGIGLTYNWGKLFASTTFYDPAKRRRVMWAYVGETESNRTDLAKGWANLQAIPRTVALDEKTRTNLLQWPVEEIETLHHNTTDLSGITIGTGSIFPLHLRQAAQLDIEASFCLNTSDIAAHNEADIGYNCSTSGGATNRGALGPFGLLLTNGHSEQMAMYFYMSRSLDGDLRTHFCHDESQSSLARNVVKRVVGSTVPVLNGEALSARILVDHSIVESFVMGGRLTATSRVYPTEAIYEAAGLYVFNNATGSTLIVDKLVVHEMHSTPMQLDLFARD from the exons ATGAAGTCACGCGCCGGCACGCCGCCCGTcctgtactcgtacgcgtcgatgCAGCAGCGGAGCGGCGGCGGCATGAAGTGGCGCGAGTGCGTTGCCGTGCTGGGCGCCGCGGCCATGGTGGTGTTCGTCGTCACCCACTCGCTCCTCCCAGGGGCCAGGGTGGGGGATCTGGGCGACGTGGTTAGCCCGGTGCTCCGTCTCCGGAGagccaggcgggaggaggcggccgtgcCGTCGTCGGAGAAGACGGTGGGGGAAATCGGCGATGAGGCCGATGGCTTCCCGTGGAGCAACGCCATGCTGCAGTGGCAGCGCACCGGTTACCATTTCCAGCCGGAGAAGAACTACATGAACG ATCCAAACG CTCCAATGTACTACCGTGGATGGTACCACTTCTTTTACCAGTACAACCCGGAGGGTGTCACGTGGGGAAACATCTCGTGGGGCCACGCCGTGTCGCGAGACATGGTCCACTGGCACCACCTACCCCTCGCCATGGTGCCTGACCGATGGTACGACATTGACGGCGTTTTGACGGGCTCCGCCACCATACTTCCCGACGGCAAGGTCGTCCTGCTCTACACAGGGAACACCGACACGCTCGCCCAGGTACAGTGCGTTGCCGAACCTGCAGACCCTCATGACCCTCTCCTCCGCACCTGGATCAAGCACCCCGCCAACCCGGTCCTCTTCCCGCCCCCCGGGACATACAAAAAGGACTTCCGTGACCCCATGACCGCATGGTTTGACAAGTCCGACAACACATGGCGCACCATGATCGGGTCCAAGGACAACAACGGGCATGCTGGCATCGCCCTCAtgtacaagacaaaagacttcgtCAAGTTCGAGCTCATCCCGCGTCCGGTCCACCGCGTCGAGGGCACCGGCATGTGGGAGTGCGTCGACTTCTACCCTGTTGGGGGCAATAGCAACTCATCACTGCAGGAAGAGTTGTACGTCCTGAAGGCGAGCATGGACGATGAACGACATGACTACTACGCATTGGGAAAGTATGACGCAGTGACCAACACATGGACACCGCTGGACCTAGAAGCAGATGTGGGAATCGGACTGACGTACAATTGGGGAAAGTTATTTGCGTCCACGACATTCTATGATCCGGCAAAGCGGCGACGTGTGATGTGGGCGTATGTTGGTGAGACAGAATCCAACCGGACCGACCTCGCCAAGGGATGGGCAAACCTCCAG GCGATTCCGAGGACGGTGGCGCTGGACGAGAAGACCCGGACGAACCTCCTCCAATGGCCGGTGGAGGAGATTGAGACCCTCCATCATAATACAACTGACCTCAGTGGCATCACCATCGGCACTGGCTCCATCTTCCCCCTGCATCTCCGGCAAGCCGCTCAGCTCGACATAGAGGCCTCCTTCTGCCTCAACACTTCTGACATCGCAGCCCACAACGAGGCCGACATCGGCTACAACTGCAGCACTAGcggtggtgccaccaaccggggtgCGCTCGGCCCCTtcggcctcctcctcaccaacGGTCACAGTGAACAAATGGCAATGTACTTCTACATGTCTAGGAGCCTTGACGGGGACCTCCGGACCCACTTCTGCCATGACGAGTCGCAGTCATCGCTGGCCAGGAATGTTGTAAAGCGTGTGGTGGGCAGCACTGTTCCGGTGCTCAACGGAGAGGCCTTATCCGCTAGGATTCTTGTGGATCATTCCATTGTGGAGAGCTTCGTTATGGGCGGGAGATTGACGGCGACGTCCCGAGTGTACCCGACTGAGGCCATCTATGAGGCGGCTGGGCTGTACGTTTTCAACAATGCTACCGGCTCCACTCTCATCGTCGATAAGCTCGTGGTGCATGAGATGCATTCAACACCGATGCAACTAGATCTTTTTGCACGAGATTAA